One genomic window of Cydia pomonella isolate Wapato2018A chromosome 6, ilCydPomo1, whole genome shotgun sequence includes the following:
- the LOC133519304 gene encoding uncharacterized protein LOC133519304 isoform X2 — MTLHWWMHWFWVTTLLTILWSCQITAAPQSEELQHLTTDIEIEPNSDRQGRAMYFTKTISTTKPPNITANQTDELIQPIQNVTNATTDAPLVLLNATDNKNVTEMLTTPNATFSNATAAPEITNLTDTQNATFASKRRNLTRPDVVKADTIERTSESRIVTDKPLSLETQNFLQTRIPPNIESSRRVIEQDGGMDTGAIAGISFAALVLGALAGSTAFVLYRRRYLNKPQTLNDKCSNPDSSGYLDDSTIRDNSEEMYSLDNDSFLNSLEAMTIQNYWTDTVKHTKL, encoded by the exons GGAGCTGCCAAATAACCGCTGCGCCCCAGTCCGAAGAACTACAGCACCTGACCACCGACATAGAAATAGAACCCAACAGCGACCGGCAGGGCCGGGCCATGTACTTCACCAAAACGATATCCACCACCAAACCCCCCAACATTACTGCCAATCAAACTGACGAGCTTATACAACCAATTCAAAATGTAACTAACGCCACAACTGACGCGCCATTAGTACTACTAAATGCGACAGATAACAAAAATGTAACAGAAATGCTGACAACGCCAAACGCGACTTTTTCCAACGCAACAGCAGCTCCAGAGATCACAAATTTAACTGACACACAGAATGCAACATTCGCATCAAAAAGACGGAACCTAACACGGCCCGATGTAGTTAAAGCCGATACTATAGAACGAACATCTGAAAGCAGAATAGTAACTGACAAACCTTTGTCTTTAGAAACTCAGAATTTCCTGCAGACTCGCATCCCGCCGAACATAGAATCTTCTCGAAGAGTGATCGAGCAGGATGGCGGTATGGACACGGGTGCCATAGCTGGGATATCGTTTGCTGCTTTAGTGCTGGGTGCATTGGCTGGTAGCACGGCCTTCGTGCTGTACAGGCGGAGGTACCTGAATAAGCCACAGACGTTGAATGATAAATGCTCGAATCCGGACTCCAGCGGGTATCTTGATGACAGCACTATACGG GACAACTCCGAGGAGATGTACAGCCTCGACAACGACTCGTTCCTCAACTCGCTGGAAGCCATGACCATCCAGAACTACTGGACGGACACCGTCAAACACACCAAGCTGT AA
- the LOC133519308 gene encoding acireductone dioxygenase: protein MVKAWYMDEDKNDQRAEHHRNPPQFVSLDELYKKTGVEYFSLNVDTHETDGVLDKIKKDRGYTYEDRMEASKATLPNYEEKLVAFYTEHLHTDEEIRFVLDGSGYFDVRDRDDQWIRIEVTPGDMLVLPSGIYHRFTLDFNNYIKVKRFFIGEPVWAAHNRPSDHMPARLQYVDKLTKGFVAAC, encoded by the exons ATGGTGAAAGCCTGGTATATGGATGAAGATAAGAATGATCAACGCGCAGAACATCACAGGAACCCTCCACAGTTTGTATCTCTCGATGAATTGTACAAGAAGACTGGTGTTGAATACTTTAGC CTAAATGTCGACACCCATGAGACTGATGGAGTCCTAGACAAGATAAAGAAGGACCGCGGCTACACCTACGAGGACAGGATGGAGGCATCCAAGGCAACACTACCCAACTACGAAGAAAAACTGGTTGCCTTCTACACTGAGCACTTGCATACTGATGAAGAGATCCG GTTTGTGCTGGACGGCTCCGGCTATTTTGACGTGCGTGACCGTGACGACCAATGGATCCGCATCGAGGTCACCCCAGGGGACATGCTGGTGCTCCCCAGTGGCATCTACCACCGCTTCACTCTTGACTTCAAT AACTACATAAAGGTGAAGAGGTTCTTCATAGGCGAGCCGGTGTGGGCGGCGCACAACCGCCCCTCCGACCACATGCCCGCGCGCCTGCAGTACGTGGACAAACTCACCAAGGGATTCGTGGCCGCTTGCTAA
- the LOC133519304 gene encoding uncharacterized protein LOC133519304 isoform X1, whose protein sequence is MTLHWWMHWFWVTTLLTILWSCQITAAPQSEELQHLTTDIEIEPNSDRQGRAMYFTKTISTTKPPNITANQTDELIQPIQNVTNATTDAPLVLLNATDNKNVTEMLTTPNATFSNATAAPEITNLTDTQNATFASKRRNLTRPDVVKADTIERTSESRIVTDKPLSLETQNFLQTRIPPNIESSRRVIEQDGGMDTGAIAGISFAALVLGALAGSTAFVLYRRRYLNKPQTLNDKCSNPDSSGYLDDSTIRDNSEEMYSLDNDSFLNSLEAMTIQNYWTDTVKHTKL, encoded by the exons GGAGCTGCCAAATAACCGCTGCGCCCCAGTCCGAAGAACTACAGCACCTGACCACCGACATAGAAATAGAACCCAACAGCGACCGGCAGGGCCGGGCCATGTACTTCACCAAAACGATATCCACCACCAAACCCCCCAACATTACTGCCAATCAAACTGACGAGCTTATACAACCAATTCAAAATGTAACTAACGCCACAACTGACGCGCCATTAGTACTACTAAATGCGACAGATAACAAAAATGTAACAGAAATGCTGACAACGCCAAACGCGACTTTTTCCAACGCAACAGCAGCTCCAGAGATCACAAATTTAACTGACACACAGAATGCAACATTCGCATCAAAAAGACGGAACCTAACACGGCCCGATGTAGTTAAAGCCGATACTATAGAACGAACATCTGAAAGCAGAATAGTAACTGACAAACCTTTGTCTTTAGAAACTCAGAATTTCCTGCAGACTCGCATCCCGCCGAACATAGAATCTTCTCGAAGAGTGATCGAGCAGGATGGCGGTATGGACACGGGTGCCATAGCTGGGATATCGTTTGCTGCTTTAGTGCTGGGTGCATTGGCTGGTAGCACGGCCTTCGTGCTGTACAGGCGGAGGTACCTGAATAAGCCACAGACGTTGAATGATAAATGCTCGAATCCGGACTCCAGCGGGTATCTTGATGACAGCACTATACGG GACAACTCCGAGGAGATGTACAGCCTCGACAACGACTCGTTCCTCAACTCGCTGGAAGCCATGACCATCCAGAACTACTGGACGGACACCGTCAAACACACCAAGCTGTAA